In Erigeron canadensis isolate Cc75 chromosome 1, C_canadensis_v1, whole genome shotgun sequence, a single window of DNA contains:
- the LOC122605906 gene encoding serine/arginine-rich splicing factor RS40-like isoform X1, which produces MKPIFCGNFEFDARQGDLERLFRKYGKVERVDMKSGFAFVYMEDERDAEDAIRALDRYEFGRKGRRLRVEWTKQERNVRQPVSSKRSSSNSRPSKTLFVINFDPYNTRTRDLERHFDSFGKILNIRIRRNFAFIQYELQEDATKALESRNMSKLMDRVISVEYAIKDDDDRKNGNSPNGGRDRSPRRRNDDRGRSPSPYRRERGSPDYGRGRDRGSPDYGRGRGRSPSPPRRNRGSPDYGRGASPGLNGRDRSMSPNGRARNTDYRRDRSPSPRRERERSPPRRGRGSISKERVSSEYEQGAIVSPRSEGRISPGESPREASPGVKPGLPDSPGYSGAESPPERYRSRSPAARERSRS; this is translated from the exons ATGAAGCCGATTTTCTGTGGGAATTTCGAGTTTGATGCACGACAGGGTGATCTGGAGAGGCTTTTTAGAAAGTATGGGAAAGTTGAACGTGTCGATATGAAGTCTG GGTTTGCTTTTGTTTATATGGAAGATGAAAGGGATGCCGAAGATGCAATTCGTGCTCTTGACCGCTATGAATTTGGCAGGAAAGGACGTCGGCTTCGGGTTGAGTGGACAAAG CAAGAACGCAATGTCAGACAGCCTGTAAGCTCAAAGAGGTCTTCATCTAATTCAAGGCCATCAAAAACCCTGTTTGTTATCAATTTTGACCCATATAATACAAGGACAAGAGATTTGGAGAGGCACTTTGATTCTTTTGGTAAGATTTTGAACATAAGGATCAGAAGGAATTTCGCGTTCATACAGTATGAGCTACAGGAGGATGCCACTAAAGCTCTTGAATCTAGAAATATGAG CAAGCTGATGGATCGGGTTATTTCTGTTGAATATGCCattaaagatgatgatgatagaaAGAATGGGAATAGCCCTAATGGAGGTCGTGACAGGTCACCTCGTAGAAGAAATGATGATAGGGGGAGGTCACCTAGTCCGTATAGGAGAGAGAGAGGAAGTCCTGACTATGGCCGTGGACGGGACAGGGGTAGCCCTGATTATGGTCGTGGACGGGGCCGCAGCCCAAGCCCCCCGCGAAGGAACCGTGGAAGCCCTGATTATGGTCGGGGGGCTAGCCCTGGTTTAAATGGGAGGGATAGAAGCATGAGTCCGAATGGAAGGGCAAGGAACACTGATTATCGTCGTGATCGTAGTCCGAGTCCTCGTAGGGAGAGGGAAAGGAGCCCCCCTCGTCGTGGCCGTGGTTCCATTTCAAAGGAGAGGGTTAGCTCTGAATATGAACAGGGTGCAATTGTGAGTCCTAGGAGTGAAGGTAGGATTAGTCCCGGTGAGTCCCCTCGTGAAGCAAGCCCTGGTGTCAAACCAGGTCTGCCTGACAGCCCTGGGTATAGCGGAGCCGAAAGTCCACCCGAGCGCTATCGCAG TAGGTCACCAGCAGCAAGGGAGAGATCTCGTTCTTGA
- the LOC122605906 gene encoding serine/arginine-rich splicing factor RS40-like isoform X2: MKPIFCGNFEFDARQGDLERLFRKYGKVERVDMKSGFAFVYMEDERDAEDAIRALDRYEFGRKGRRLRVEWTKQERNVRQPVSSKRSSSNSRPSKTLFVINFDPYNTRTRDLERHFDSFGKILNIRIRRNFAFIQYELQEDATKALESRNMSKLMDRVISVEYAIKDDDDRKNGNSPNGGRDRSPRRRNDDRGRSPSPYRRERGSPDYGRGRDRGSPDYGRGRGRSPSPPRRNRGSPDYGRGASPGLNGRDRSMSPNGRARNTDYRRDRSPSPRRERERSPPRRGRGSISKERVSSEYEQGAIVSPRSEGRISPGESPREASPGVKPGLPDSPGYSGAESPPERYRRSPAARERSRS; encoded by the exons ATGAAGCCGATTTTCTGTGGGAATTTCGAGTTTGATGCACGACAGGGTGATCTGGAGAGGCTTTTTAGAAAGTATGGGAAAGTTGAACGTGTCGATATGAAGTCTG GGTTTGCTTTTGTTTATATGGAAGATGAAAGGGATGCCGAAGATGCAATTCGTGCTCTTGACCGCTATGAATTTGGCAGGAAAGGACGTCGGCTTCGGGTTGAGTGGACAAAG CAAGAACGCAATGTCAGACAGCCTGTAAGCTCAAAGAGGTCTTCATCTAATTCAAGGCCATCAAAAACCCTGTTTGTTATCAATTTTGACCCATATAATACAAGGACAAGAGATTTGGAGAGGCACTTTGATTCTTTTGGTAAGATTTTGAACATAAGGATCAGAAGGAATTTCGCGTTCATACAGTATGAGCTACAGGAGGATGCCACTAAAGCTCTTGAATCTAGAAATATGAG CAAGCTGATGGATCGGGTTATTTCTGTTGAATATGCCattaaagatgatgatgatagaaAGAATGGGAATAGCCCTAATGGAGGTCGTGACAGGTCACCTCGTAGAAGAAATGATGATAGGGGGAGGTCACCTAGTCCGTATAGGAGAGAGAGAGGAAGTCCTGACTATGGCCGTGGACGGGACAGGGGTAGCCCTGATTATGGTCGTGGACGGGGCCGCAGCCCAAGCCCCCCGCGAAGGAACCGTGGAAGCCCTGATTATGGTCGGGGGGCTAGCCCTGGTTTAAATGGGAGGGATAGAAGCATGAGTCCGAATGGAAGGGCAAGGAACACTGATTATCGTCGTGATCGTAGTCCGAGTCCTCGTAGGGAGAGGGAAAGGAGCCCCCCTCGTCGTGGCCGTGGTTCCATTTCAAAGGAGAGGGTTAGCTCTGAATATGAACAGGGTGCAATTGTGAGTCCTAGGAGTGAAGGTAGGATTAGTCCCGGTGAGTCCCCTCGTGAAGCAAGCCCTGGTGTCAAACCAGGTCTGCCTGACAGCCCTGGGTATAGCGGAGCCGAAAGTCCACCCGAGCGCTATCGCAG GTCACCAGCAGCAAGGGAGAGATCTCGTTCTTGA
- the LOC122605906 gene encoding serine/arginine-rich splicing factor RS41-like isoform X3, translating to MEDERDAEDAIRALDRYEFGRKGRRLRVEWTKQERNVRQPVSSKRSSSNSRPSKTLFVINFDPYNTRTRDLERHFDSFGKILNIRIRRNFAFIQYELQEDATKALESRNMSKLMDRVISVEYAIKDDDDRKNGNSPNGGRDRSPRRRNDDRGRSPSPYRRERGSPDYGRGRDRGSPDYGRGRGRSPSPPRRNRGSPDYGRGASPGLNGRDRSMSPNGRARNTDYRRDRSPSPRRERERSPPRRGRGSISKERVSSEYEQGAIVSPRSEGRISPGESPREASPGVKPGLPDSPGYSGAESPPERYRSRSPAARERSRS from the exons ATGGAAGATGAAAGGGATGCCGAAGATGCAATTCGTGCTCTTGACCGCTATGAATTTGGCAGGAAAGGACGTCGGCTTCGGGTTGAGTGGACAAAG CAAGAACGCAATGTCAGACAGCCTGTAAGCTCAAAGAGGTCTTCATCTAATTCAAGGCCATCAAAAACCCTGTTTGTTATCAATTTTGACCCATATAATACAAGGACAAGAGATTTGGAGAGGCACTTTGATTCTTTTGGTAAGATTTTGAACATAAGGATCAGAAGGAATTTCGCGTTCATACAGTATGAGCTACAGGAGGATGCCACTAAAGCTCTTGAATCTAGAAATATGAG CAAGCTGATGGATCGGGTTATTTCTGTTGAATATGCCattaaagatgatgatgatagaaAGAATGGGAATAGCCCTAATGGAGGTCGTGACAGGTCACCTCGTAGAAGAAATGATGATAGGGGGAGGTCACCTAGTCCGTATAGGAGAGAGAGAGGAAGTCCTGACTATGGCCGTGGACGGGACAGGGGTAGCCCTGATTATGGTCGTGGACGGGGCCGCAGCCCAAGCCCCCCGCGAAGGAACCGTGGAAGCCCTGATTATGGTCGGGGGGCTAGCCCTGGTTTAAATGGGAGGGATAGAAGCATGAGTCCGAATGGAAGGGCAAGGAACACTGATTATCGTCGTGATCGTAGTCCGAGTCCTCGTAGGGAGAGGGAAAGGAGCCCCCCTCGTCGTGGCCGTGGTTCCATTTCAAAGGAGAGGGTTAGCTCTGAATATGAACAGGGTGCAATTGTGAGTCCTAGGAGTGAAGGTAGGATTAGTCCCGGTGAGTCCCCTCGTGAAGCAAGCCCTGGTGTCAAACCAGGTCTGCCTGACAGCCCTGGGTATAGCGGAGCCGAAAGTCCACCCGAGCGCTATCGCAG TAGGTCACCAGCAGCAAGGGAGAGATCTCGTTCTTGA